One genomic segment of Pandoraea thiooxydans includes these proteins:
- a CDS encoding CoA transferase produces MAATSGYDCRGSVFRHVGSERLMDANAALTSLWSMAGGAPDALDMLHMTDLARPLPSVFPVDVIAAASIAAQALAAAQLWRERTGRRQRVEVSGRRALAMFRSERYLRVDGRSPAELRSPITGYFRAGDERWIQLHANFPHHLAGILRVLQCDGERASVARAIARWQAGELDRRLADAGLCAALVRTPDEWRAHPQAAAIASLPLFEIIRIGDAPPEPIGRGVAARRPLSGVRMLDLSRVIAAPVAGRTFAQHGAQVLAVGAAHLPNLLPLVIDNGRGKRSAQLDLRAPRERDLLLDLVRDADVFLQAYRPGALAAFGLSPEALCALRPGLVQVTLSAYGHLGPWARRRGFDSLVQSATGIAWQEGQAAGLAQPGRLPCQALDHATGFLAAFGAMMALRRREREGGSWLVRVSLAQTGRWLQSLGLVQNGLAAPELGDDEVAPWLQTVDSPFGLVRAVAPVERMSLTPPRFDTPPVPLGTHAPAWLDASER; encoded by the coding sequence ATCGCCGCCACGAGCGGATATGACTGCCGCGGCTCTGTCTTTCGTCACGTCGGGAGTGAGAGACTCATGGATGCAAACGCTGCACTGACGTCGCTTTGGTCAATGGCAGGCGGCGCGCCCGATGCGCTCGATATGCTCCATATGACCGATCTCGCCCGGCCGTTGCCGTCGGTGTTCCCGGTGGATGTGATCGCCGCGGCCAGCATCGCGGCGCAGGCGCTGGCTGCCGCGCAACTCTGGCGCGAGCGCACCGGCCGGCGCCAGCGGGTCGAAGTCAGTGGCCGGCGCGCGCTGGCGATGTTTCGCAGCGAGCGCTACCTGCGCGTCGACGGAAGATCGCCGGCCGAGTTGCGCTCGCCGATCACCGGCTACTTTCGGGCAGGCGATGAACGTTGGATTCAGCTGCACGCCAATTTCCCGCACCATCTTGCCGGGATTCTGCGCGTACTGCAGTGCGACGGCGAGCGCGCCTCGGTCGCTCGCGCGATCGCGCGCTGGCAGGCCGGCGAGCTCGACCGGCGCCTGGCCGATGCAGGACTGTGCGCGGCGCTGGTTCGCACGCCCGACGAGTGGCGGGCGCACCCGCAGGCGGCAGCGATTGCTTCATTGCCGCTGTTTGAAATCATCCGCATCGGCGACGCCCCACCCGAGCCGATCGGGCGAGGCGTGGCCGCACGACGGCCCCTGAGCGGCGTGCGCATGCTCGACCTGTCGCGCGTCATTGCCGCGCCGGTAGCCGGGCGCACCTTCGCCCAGCACGGCGCGCAGGTGCTGGCGGTCGGCGCTGCACACCTGCCGAATCTGCTGCCGCTGGTGATCGACAACGGGCGGGGCAAGCGCAGCGCACAGCTCGATTTGCGGGCGCCGCGCGAACGCGACCTCTTGCTGGATTTGGTTAGGGATGCCGATGTTTTTCTGCAGGCCTACCGGCCAGGTGCGCTGGCCGCGTTTGGCCTGTCGCCGGAGGCGCTGTGTGCGCTTCGCCCCGGACTGGTGCAGGTGACGCTGTCGGCCTATGGTCATCTCGGGCCGTGGGCGCGACGGCGCGGCTTCGACAGCCTGGTGCAGTCGGCCACGGGGATCGCATGGCAGGAGGGGCAGGCGGCTGGCCTGGCCCAGCCCGGCAGATTGCCCTGTCAGGCGCTCGATCATGCGACGGGCTTCCTGGCGGCGTTCGGCGCGATGATGGCCTTGCGGCGGCGCGAGCGGGAGGGCGGCAGTTGGCTGGTGCGCGTGTCGCTAGCGCAGACGGGGCGCTGGCTGCAATCGCTCGGCCTGGTGCAGAACGGGCTTGCCGCTCCGGAGCTTGGCGACGACGAGGTGGCGCCATGGCTGCAGACGGTCGACTCGCCGTTTGGGTTGGTGCGCGCAGTGGCGCCGGTCGAGCGGATGTCGCTGACGCCGCCCCGCTTCGACACGCCGCCGGTGCCGCTGGGCACGCACGCGCCGGCGTGGCTCGACGCGAGCGAGCGTTGA
- a CDS encoding LysE family translocator has translation MPTLSHLIAFGLVALGMALTPGPNMIYLISRSICQGPKAGLVSLAGVALGFVIYLLCAAFGITALLMAVPFAYDVLRYGGALYLLYLAWQALKPGGKSPFQVRDLPQDRPRKLFMMGFVTSLFNPKIAILYLSLLPQFIDPSHGSVLVQSLALGFTQILCSVTVNAIASVMAGSIAVFLAGRPLWLVAQRWLMGTVLAGLAIRIMTEARR, from the coding sequence ATGCCGACATTGTCCCACCTGATCGCTTTCGGGCTCGTGGCCCTGGGCATGGCCCTGACGCCAGGGCCAAACATGATTTATCTCATCTCGCGCTCGATCTGCCAGGGGCCGAAGGCCGGCCTGGTGTCGCTCGCCGGCGTCGCGCTCGGCTTCGTGATCTATTTGCTGTGCGCGGCGTTCGGCATCACCGCGCTGCTCATGGCAGTGCCCTTTGCTTACGACGTGCTGCGCTACGGCGGTGCGCTCTATCTGCTCTATCTTGCCTGGCAGGCGCTCAAGCCCGGCGGCAAATCGCCTTTCCAGGTGCGCGACCTGCCGCAGGATCGCCCGCGCAAACTGTTCATGATGGGTTTCGTCACCAGCCTGTTCAACCCGAAAATCGCGATCCTGTATCTGTCGTTGCTGCCGCAATTCATCGACCCCAGCCACGGCAGCGTGCTGGTGCAGTCGCTGGCACTGGGCTTCACGCAAATCCTGTGCAGCGTCACGGTCAATGCCATCGCGTCGGTGATGGCCGGCTCGATCGCCGTATTTCTGGCTGGTCGCCCGCTCTGGCTGGTCGCGCAGCGCTGGCTGATGGGCACGGTATTGGCGGGCCTGGCCATCCGCATCATGACCGAAGCGCGTCGCTAG
- a CDS encoding alcohol dehydrogenase catalytic domain-containing protein, which yields MQALIFEQTGEPLEVLALADVPVPQAGPGEVLIQVTARSIQPADSLFIGGRYRVKPVFPQIAGFDGAGVVSAVGAGVSGLAAGQRVAFRHPGAWAEFAVVPAARVYPVPDDLASRLDDTMVSQFALNPLTAWGLLQMVDLPRGSRLLATAGRSAIAGLLGYLGDARGIEVERLVRDNGAYRLLDASGQRTLALGDDPSQTLAGAAPYQAVLDAVGGPGTVALIDAMAPGGKLVSYGVLDDRPFEIRAATVLYRNLTWQGFGIAGWLDQTDAAALAQARRDCWEMLARRPDLLPVTGQYPLAEYKAALRQARASQGEGKVLLV from the coding sequence ATGCAGGCGCTGATCTTCGAACAAACTGGCGAGCCTCTGGAAGTACTCGCCCTGGCCGACGTGCCGGTGCCGCAAGCCGGCCCCGGCGAGGTGTTGATTCAAGTCACCGCCCGCTCGATCCAGCCGGCCGACAGCTTGTTCATCGGCGGGCGATATCGGGTCAAACCGGTGTTTCCGCAGATCGCCGGCTTCGATGGCGCGGGAGTGGTCAGTGCGGTCGGTGCCGGTGTGAGCGGGCTCGCCGCCGGCCAACGGGTCGCCTTTCGCCACCCCGGCGCATGGGCCGAATTCGCCGTGGTCCCGGCAGCGCGTGTCTATCCGGTGCCGGACGACCTGGCATCGCGGCTGGACGACACGATGGTCAGCCAGTTCGCGCTGAATCCGCTGACGGCCTGGGGCCTGTTGCAAATGGTCGATCTGCCGCGCGGGTCCCGCCTGCTGGCCACCGCGGGCCGCTCGGCCATCGCCGGCCTGCTTGGCTACCTGGGCGACGCACGCGGCATCGAGGTCGAGCGACTGGTGCGCGACAACGGCGCGTATCGCCTGCTGGACGCTTCGGGTCAGCGCACGCTGGCGCTGGGCGACGATCCGTCGCAAACACTCGCCGGGGCCGCCCCCTATCAGGCCGTGCTCGATGCAGTGGGCGGCCCCGGTACCGTGGCGCTGATCGATGCAATGGCGCCGGGCGGCAAGCTGGTGTCCTACGGTGTGCTCGATGATCGCCCGTTCGAAATTCGCGCCGCAACGGTGCTGTATCGCAACTTGACGTGGCAAGGCTTCGGCATCGCCGGGTGGCTCGATCAGACGGATGCCGCCGCGCTCGCACAGGCCCGCCGCGACTGCTGGGAGATGTTGGCCCGGCGCCCCGACTTGCTGCCGGTGACCGGCCAGTATCCGCTCGCGGAGTACAAGGCCGCGCTGCGGCAGGCACGTGCCAGCCAGGGAGAAGGCAAGGTGCTGCTGGTGTGA
- a CDS encoding LysR family transcriptional regulator — protein MTMELRHLHYFVAVAECEHVTRAAERLHVSQPPVSRAIRELEAMLGLALFTRTKQRLKLTPAGRWLLDDARAALAGAQEFTQRARALALGEAGQLQIGYVDGAMHSGVLGQHLRKFRAERPEVSVELRALRSGEQIDALRSGAIDVGMLYTPNLEDAGIATRKLLSDKLVLVMSLDDPLAMRRRIAPGDLDGRPWVALPRSFNPQWRERLLRWCAEAGFQPDVRYETAQLATVLGLVEAGVGLAFVQASAARVAHPGLCFRPLPWWHHTVDIWLAWRTPNPSPLLARFLAVNGLKA, from the coding sequence ATGACTATGGAGCTGCGGCATTTGCATTATTTCGTGGCTGTGGCGGAGTGCGAGCACGTCACTCGCGCAGCCGAGCGCCTGCATGTATCGCAACCGCCGGTGAGCCGGGCGATTCGCGAGCTGGAAGCAATGCTTGGACTGGCTTTGTTTACCCGCACCAAGCAGCGATTGAAGCTCACGCCCGCCGGGCGCTGGCTGCTCGACGACGCCCGCGCGGCGCTGGCCGGCGCGCAGGAGTTCACGCAGCGTGCCAGGGCGTTGGCGCTGGGTGAGGCCGGGCAATTGCAGATCGGCTATGTGGACGGAGCGATGCACAGTGGCGTGCTCGGCCAGCATTTGCGCAAGTTCCGCGCCGAGCGGCCCGAGGTCAGCGTGGAGTTGCGGGCGCTGCGCTCCGGCGAGCAGATCGACGCATTGCGCAGCGGTGCGATCGACGTGGGTATGCTCTACACGCCGAATCTGGAAGACGCCGGTATCGCCACACGCAAGTTGCTCTCGGATAAGCTGGTCCTGGTGATGTCGCTCGACGACCCCCTGGCGATGCGGCGCCGGATTGCGCCGGGCGACCTCGATGGCCGGCCATGGGTGGCTTTGCCGCGCAGTTTCAACCCTCAGTGGCGCGAGCGGTTGCTGCGCTGGTGCGCCGAGGCCGGTTTCCAGCCCGATGTGCGCTATGAAACGGCGCAACTCGCGACAGTGCTCGGGCTGGTGGAGGCAGGTGTCGGGCTGGCCTTCGTGCAGGCCAGCGCCGCCCGCGTGGCCCATCCCGGCCTGTGTTTCCGTCCACTGCCGTGGTGGCACCATACGGTCGACATTTGGTTGGCGTGGCGCACACCGAATCCGTCGCCGCTGCTCGCGCGCTTTCTGGCGGTCAATGGTTTGAAGGCATGA
- a CDS encoding AraC family transcriptional regulator, with amino-acid sequence MSQVQFQLHRCRLAGVQAVEARTRHTFARHTHDQFGIGLICHGAQRSLSGRGVVEAGPGHAITVNPGEVHDGAPVGDAGRAWRMLYFDPGVIAEAVGDISEGKTTAYEFTQPVIRDAAIALRVRQLYAAATAMPAGASGAAPAADEVLLMLLSEVMHTPHASGHITGAVPAIAHAQALIDADPAAPVTLAELAGACGLSRFQLVRAFARDTGLTPHAYLVQRRAQLARRLIARRMPLAEAASASGFADQSHMTRVFVRHYGFAPGAYAAALS; translated from the coding sequence ATGAGCCAAGTTCAGTTCCAACTCCACCGCTGTCGTCTGGCCGGCGTGCAAGCCGTCGAAGCGCGCACGCGTCACACGTTCGCGCGGCACACGCACGACCAGTTCGGCATTGGCCTGATTTGCCACGGCGCGCAGAGATCCCTGAGCGGGCGCGGCGTGGTGGAGGCCGGCCCCGGTCATGCGATCACCGTCAACCCCGGCGAGGTCCACGATGGCGCGCCGGTCGGCGATGCGGGGCGGGCCTGGCGCATGCTCTACTTCGACCCCGGTGTGATCGCCGAGGCCGTCGGCGACATCAGCGAAGGTAAAACGACGGCGTATGAATTTACCCAACCGGTCATTCGGGACGCCGCGATCGCCCTGCGCGTGCGGCAGTTGTATGCGGCAGCGACAGCGATGCCGGCAGGTGCGTCCGGAGCGGCGCCCGCGGCCGATGAGGTGCTGCTGATGCTGTTGAGCGAGGTCATGCACACGCCGCACGCGAGCGGCCATATCACAGGGGCAGTGCCGGCCATCGCGCATGCGCAGGCCTTGATCGACGCCGACCCGGCTGCTCCGGTCACTCTGGCGGAGCTCGCCGGCGCCTGTGGCTTGAGCCGCTTCCAGCTGGTGCGCGCGTTCGCACGGGACACTGGCCTGACACCCCATGCCTATCTGGTTCAGCGCCGCGCCCAACTCGCCAGACGCCTGATCGCCCGGCGCATGCCGCTGGCCGAAGCCGCCAGCGCCAGCGGCTTCGCCGATCAAAGCCACATGACGCGCGTGTTCGTGCGTCACTACGGATTCGCACCTGGCGCTTATGCCGCCGCGCTGAGCTGA
- a CDS encoding DMT family transporter, with protein MPERMQGYVYLALAMALVGSTVVASKLIAAGLPPFAATALRFTLAFPIFMALMRVTGTAWPRLSRRDWGLVLAQAIAGSVGYTTLLICGLRLTSAADAGVIVGTLPVVSAAFALFVLGERPHRFLLLAVALAAAGVLSIALRPQAGDGHSLAGNGLIAGAVICESLFILLNKRLDARVPPLALSALMSGIGGVAALPLALLEAPWAMPFDATALWAVAYYALVPTVVGFVLWYAGAEKVSGTEAALFNALAPVSAVLLAAGWLGEPVGVNQMVGVGCVLAAVASLGMVGRSRRLQNM; from the coding sequence ATGCCGGAACGCATGCAAGGCTATGTTTATTTGGCGCTCGCGATGGCGCTGGTAGGCAGCACGGTTGTCGCCAGCAAGCTGATCGCGGCGGGGCTGCCGCCGTTCGCTGCTACTGCGCTGCGGTTCACGCTGGCATTTCCGATTTTCATGGCGCTGATGCGCGTCACCGGCACCGCATGGCCGAGATTGTCGCGGCGCGACTGGGGCCTCGTGCTGGCGCAGGCGATCGCCGGCAGTGTCGGCTACACGACGTTGTTGATCTGCGGATTAAGGCTGACCTCGGCTGCCGACGCTGGCGTGATCGTCGGTACGCTGCCGGTGGTGTCGGCCGCTTTTGCGCTCTTCGTGCTGGGCGAGCGGCCGCACCGGTTCCTGTTGCTGGCCGTCGCGCTGGCGGCCGCGGGCGTTCTCTCGATTGCCTTGCGCCCGCAAGCCGGCGACGGACATTCGCTGGCCGGCAATGGACTGATTGCCGGCGCCGTGATCTGTGAGAGTCTTTTCATTTTGCTCAACAAGCGGCTCGATGCGCGCGTGCCGCCGCTCGCGCTCTCGGCGCTGATGAGCGGCATCGGCGGGGTGGCGGCGCTGCCGCTGGCGCTACTCGAGGCGCCGTGGGCGATGCCGTTCGATGCGACTGCGCTGTGGGCCGTTGCCTATTACGCGCTGGTGCCCACCGTGGTCGGTTTTGTCCTGTGGTACGCCGGTGCGGAGAAGGTCAGCGGCACCGAGGCGGCGTTGTTCAACGCGCTCGCGCCAGTCTCGGCCGTGCTGCTGGCCGCCGGATGGCTGGGCGAGCCGGTCGGCGTAAATCAGATGGTCGGCGTCGGCTGCGTGCTGGCGGCCGTGGCCAGCCTCGGTATGGTGGGCCGGTCGCGCCGCCTGCAAAATATGTGA
- a CDS encoding B3/4 domain-containing protein produces MQFSHANAIWYDYPALTPGVLFAEGVPGDGRAVSGLAHFYALAGARLAAGTEADLPEIQAWRRAFSSMGLKPTQYRCASESLLRRFRKEGALATIHPLIDLCNAVSIAFATPIAVFDTGRIAGGLTVRYAEGNEPYLAFSGEQEYPEPGEVIFADGEGLAHARRWTHRQSVRSAVRADTTAVLIVAEGLHASAGIDVLQIITAVREGLDGLGWQTRKSAVLSQVRPTFEF; encoded by the coding sequence ATGCAGTTCTCTCATGCGAATGCGATCTGGTACGACTATCCGGCGCTGACCCCAGGCGTGTTGTTTGCCGAGGGCGTCCCGGGTGACGGCCGCGCGGTGTCCGGGCTCGCGCATTTTTATGCGCTGGCCGGAGCACGTCTGGCAGCCGGCACCGAAGCCGACTTGCCGGAAATCCAGGCATGGCGTCGTGCATTTTCGTCGATGGGCCTGAAGCCGACCCAATACCGCTGTGCGTCCGAATCGTTGCTGCGGCGGTTCAGGAAAGAGGGGGCGCTTGCGACGATTCATCCGCTGATCGACCTGTGCAACGCTGTCTCGATTGCTTTTGCCACGCCGATCGCCGTGTTCGACACGGGTCGAATCGCCGGCGGCCTGACGGTGCGCTACGCCGAGGGCAACGAACCTTATTTGGCATTCTCGGGAGAGCAGGAATACCCCGAGCCGGGTGAAGTGATCTTCGCCGATGGCGAGGGTCTCGCGCACGCCCGTCGCTGGACTCATCGGCAAAGTGTCCGATCGGCCGTGCGTGCCGACACCACGGCGGTTTTGATCGTCGCCGAAGGTCTGCACGCCAGCGCAGGCATCGACGTGCTGCAAATAATCACCGCCGTGCGCGAAGGTTTGGATGGGCTCGGTTGGCAAACGCGCAAAAGCGCGGTCCTGAGCCAAGTGCGGCCGACGTTCGAATTTTGA
- a CDS encoding alpha/beta hydrolase family protein: MTDTYTPEHDGVGHGCSTPILANARLAKNIMTLLTSAMAAIAIYWGLACGALSAQAAGPAPISIASGVQYQFLAHWDAARLNEILQVEAPKFSGIAVKHTAAVNGVNLYRVTYASVIPELNNKPTMASGLIAIPDTGAKVFPMVSYQHGTVYGKQEVPSYPEQSPETALMIAQFAGQGYVVIGADYFGLGDSTEPEGYMVKASHQQACYDMLMASRAVLSSMRLDTGKLFLAGWSQGGFVTMAFLEKLEAAHIKVAAAATASAPVDVFVALNGFLSFPRKNDASWVNSLFILSAFSFENYYRVPGLARSIIADKYYDVALKAYERKPFDPAQIPTNLHLLIKPAYFDPQFFAESAYGRLVARTEAYRWVFKSPVRNYYGEADEAISTGLGKLAMRYQRAMGQGNPKVEAISTGATTHRGTFAEAVPRWKTWFDSLSTE, from the coding sequence ATGACCGACACATACACGCCTGAACACGACGGGGTGGGACACGGGTGCTCGACACCCATCCTTGCCAACGCCCGCCTTGCCAAAAACATAATGACGCTTTTGACGTCAGCCATGGCCGCGATAGCCATTTACTGGGGGTTGGCATGTGGTGCGTTATCCGCGCAGGCAGCCGGCCCGGCACCCATTTCAATCGCGTCGGGCGTGCAATACCAGTTCCTGGCGCATTGGGATGCGGCCAGGCTAAATGAGATCCTGCAAGTCGAAGCGCCCAAATTCTCCGGCATCGCCGTTAAACACACGGCGGCGGTCAATGGAGTCAATCTGTACCGCGTGACTTACGCCTCGGTGATCCCGGAGCTGAATAACAAACCGACCATGGCCAGCGGCCTGATTGCCATCCCGGACACTGGCGCGAAGGTATTCCCGATGGTGTCTTATCAGCATGGCACCGTTTACGGAAAACAGGAGGTACCGTCCTATCCCGAGCAGTCGCCGGAGACCGCGCTGATGATCGCGCAATTTGCCGGGCAGGGCTACGTGGTGATCGGCGCCGACTATTTCGGCCTGGGCGACTCAACCGAGCCGGAAGGCTATATGGTCAAGGCAAGTCACCAGCAGGCCTGCTATGACATGCTGATGGCCAGCCGGGCCGTGCTGAGCAGCATGCGCCTCGACACTGGCAAGCTGTTCCTTGCCGGCTGGTCGCAAGGGGGCTTCGTGACGATGGCCTTCCTGGAGAAGCTCGAAGCCGCGCATATTAAAGTCGCTGCCGCGGCGACTGCCAGCGCGCCCGTCGATGTATTCGTGGCGCTGAACGGTTTTCTCAGCTTCCCTCGCAAGAACGACGCATCGTGGGTGAACAGTCTTTTCATCCTCTCCGCGTTTTCCTTTGAAAACTATTACCGCGTGCCTGGGCTCGCGCGCTCGATAATCGCCGACAAATACTACGACGTCGCACTCAAGGCATACGAGCGCAAGCCGTTCGATCCAGCGCAAATCCCGACGAACCTGCATCTGCTCATCAAGCCCGCATACTTCGATCCGCAATTTTTCGCCGAATCCGCCTACGGCCGTCTGGTGGCCCGAACCGAAGCGTACCGCTGGGTGTTCAAGTCGCCGGTGCGCAACTACTACGGTGAAGCGGATGAAGCGATCAGCACCGGCCTGGGCAAGTTGGCGATGCGGTATCAACGTGCGATGGGCCAAGGCAACCCGAAAGTCGAAGCGATTTCCACCGGCGCCACCACGCATCGGGGGACCTTCGCCGAGGCGGTGCCGCGGTGGAAAACCTGGTTTGATTCCTTGTCGACGGAATGA
- a CDS encoding MerR family transcriptional regulator, translating to MTHLTLGRLAREAGLSRASLLHYESLGLLTPIGRSVGGYRLYDEAQRERLRSIRAYRAAGLSLELIRELLANQADTAARILEAHLMTLNDEIARLRHHQKAIATLLAQPAFLRHQRPRGKHAWVDLLRRAGFDEAAMDRWHAEFEAENPDAHAAFLHSLGLTQSEIQAIRRRASGAA from the coding sequence ATGACACACCTGACTCTTGGACGATTGGCGCGTGAAGCGGGGCTCTCGCGCGCCTCGCTGCTTCACTATGAATCGCTCGGCTTGCTGACCCCGATCGGCCGTAGCGTGGGCGGCTATCGCCTATACGACGAAGCGCAGAGGGAGCGCTTGCGTTCGATCCGCGCGTATCGGGCCGCGGGGCTCTCGCTGGAGTTGATACGAGAGCTGCTCGCCAATCAGGCAGACACCGCCGCCCGGATTCTCGAGGCGCATCTGATGACACTCAACGACGAAATCGCGCGCCTCAGACACCACCAGAAAGCGATCGCCACGCTGCTCGCGCAACCGGCGTTTCTGCGGCATCAGCGCCCGCGCGGCAAGCACGCATGGGTTGATTTACTGCGCCGTGCCGGTTTCGACGAAGCGGCAATGGACCGGTGGCACGCCGAGTTCGAGGCCGAAAATCCGGATGCGCATGCGGCGTTTCTGCATTCGCTTGGATTGACGCAAAGCGAGATACAGGCGATCCGACGGCGCGCAAGCGGCGCCGCGTAA
- a CDS encoding ProQ/FINO family protein has product MGFEQLAELKKQLAKEAREAKEKTRQAANPAAKPARPAHPARPARPAQSKANGQAAAKSEPVDPVVRVIGKLQKRFPVAFPKNPAPKVALKIGILTDLLAHAEELALNEAELREALGTWCRGSRYWACLTDGAARVDLAGAPAGQVSERDAAFARRQARGASGARRQGRRPASAAPAGSAPQTPAPDAAETSQPSAATGDQAE; this is encoded by the coding sequence ATGGGATTCGAGCAACTGGCAGAACTGAAGAAACAGCTGGCTAAGGAAGCACGGGAAGCGAAAGAAAAAACGCGACAGGCCGCCAACCCGGCGGCCAAGCCCGCTCGCCCCGCCCACCCGGCCCGCCCAGCCCGTCCTGCCCAATCGAAGGCAAACGGCCAGGCGGCGGCCAAGAGCGAGCCGGTCGATCCGGTCGTGCGTGTGATCGGCAAACTGCAGAAGCGCTTCCCAGTAGCGTTCCCGAAAAATCCCGCGCCCAAGGTGGCGCTGAAGATCGGCATCCTGACCGACCTTCTGGCCCATGCCGAAGAGCTCGCGCTGAACGAAGCCGAACTGCGCGAGGCACTCGGCACGTGGTGCCGCGGCAGCCGTTACTGGGCCTGCCTGACCGACGGGGCAGCCCGCGTGGATCTGGCCGGCGCACCGGCAGGCCAGGTCAGCGAGCGCGACGCAGCGTTCGCTCGCCGTCAGGCAAGAGGTGCCTCCGGCGCACGACGGCAGGGCCGGCGCCCGGCGTCAGCCGCGCCAGCGGGCTCCGCTCCGCAGACACCCGCCCCGGACGCGGCCGAAACGTCACAGCCGTCTGCGGCAACGGGCGACCAAGCAGAGTAA
- a CDS encoding MFS transporter: MSSSSISERMDRLPITRPHRIAVFALAFAYFFEFADLNTFAFAAPGVMKAWHIAVSSVAFITSASFGGMFIGAVCAGWLADAIGRKRALVLTILCYATFSLLNAASWSVLSLAAFRFLTGVGLSGMTVTANTYVSEFFPAKVRGKYMGRIMTVGLVGIPATAWFARTFVPMASWGWRAVFVWGSLGLIALAFVARMKESPRWLLRRNREAQALRIVEELEALAAARPAPASDVAPHVHREPIDYGRRVPLGRLFEPTERKRTFVLLLVWIFQTLGFYGFVAWVPTLLVKHGFSVVHSLTYASLIAVCNPLGAILASYLVERFERRWFITVDGILIAIFGLAFGLSFQPQAILVFGALVMLSIQAMAVALYTYTPEMFPTDVRSTGMGLTYGVGRLANVVGPFVVSALFDTYGYGSVFVYIAVCWLAVSAVVSVFGTSTTGRSLEALH, encoded by the coding sequence ATGTCTAGTTCCAGCATCAGCGAGCGGATGGATCGGCTGCCGATCACGCGACCCCACAGGATTGCCGTGTTTGCGCTGGCATTCGCGTACTTCTTCGAGTTCGCAGACCTCAATACATTCGCCTTCGCGGCCCCAGGGGTCATGAAAGCGTGGCACATCGCCGTGAGCTCGGTGGCGTTCATCACTTCCGCGAGTTTCGGCGGCATGTTCATCGGCGCGGTCTGTGCCGGCTGGCTGGCCGACGCGATCGGCCGAAAACGCGCGCTCGTCCTGACCATTTTGTGTTACGCGACGTTCTCGTTGCTCAACGCGGCCTCCTGGAGTGTACTTTCGCTCGCAGCGTTCCGGTTTCTCACAGGGGTCGGCCTGTCGGGCATGACGGTGACGGCGAACACCTATGTCAGCGAATTCTTTCCCGCGAAGGTGCGCGGGAAATATATGGGGCGCATCATGACGGTCGGCCTCGTGGGTATTCCCGCCACGGCCTGGTTTGCCAGGACATTCGTACCGATGGCCTCCTGGGGGTGGCGAGCCGTGTTCGTCTGGGGAAGCCTGGGCCTGATCGCACTGGCGTTCGTCGCGCGTATGAAGGAGTCGCCGCGCTGGTTGCTGCGCCGCAACCGTGAAGCACAAGCGCTCAGAATCGTGGAGGAGCTCGAGGCACTGGCAGCCGCCAGGCCGGCTCCCGCGAGCGACGTCGCCCCCCATGTTCATCGCGAGCCGATCGATTATGGCCGCCGGGTACCGTTGGGGCGGCTTTTCGAGCCCACCGAGCGCAAGCGCACGTTCGTCCTGCTGCTGGTCTGGATTTTCCAAACCCTCGGTTTCTATGGCTTTGTCGCCTGGGTGCCCACGTTGCTGGTCAAGCATGGATTCTCGGTCGTTCACTCGCTGACTTATGCGAGCCTGATCGCCGTGTGCAACCCGCTTGGCGCGATCCTGGCTTCTTACCTGGTGGAGCGTTTCGAGCGGCGCTGGTTCATCACTGTCGACGGGATTCTGATCGCAATCTTCGGGCTGGCGTTCGGGCTGTCCTTCCAGCCACAGGCGATCCTGGTGTTCGGCGCGCTGGTGATGCTCAGCATCCAGGCCATGGCAGTGGCTCTGTACACCTACACGCCAGAGATGTTCCCGACCGATGTTCGGTCCACCGGGATGGGCCTGACCTACGGCGTGGGACGCCTGGCCAACGTGGTGGGTCCGTTCGTCGTCAGCGCGCTGTTCGACACCTACGGATACGGCAGCGTGTTCGTCTATATCGCCGTGTGCTGGCTGGCGGTATCCGCGGTGGTCAGCGTGTTCGGCACCTCGACCACGGGGCGATCGCTCGAGGCGCTTCACTGA